CATGATCTCGGCCGGGTGGCCGTCCCCACCCGCCAGGTTGACCAGGCGCCCGTCGGCCAGCAGGTGGAGGCGGCGACCGTCGGGCAGCACGTAGGTCCGGACTCCGGGCCGCGCCTCCTCCACCCGCTGGGCCAGGGCCGCCAGATCGGCCTTGGCGATCTCCACATCGAAGTGGCCCGCATTGGCCAGGAGCGCCCCGTCCTTCATGCGCCGGAAGTGGCGCTCCACCAGCACGTCGCGGCAGCCGGTGACGGTGACGAAGACGTCCCCCAGCGCCGCTGCCTCTTCCGACGGCATCACCTGGTGGCCGTCCATCAGGGCCTCGTTGGCCCGGATGGGGTCCACCTCGCAGACCACCACCCGGGCGCCCAGTCCCCGGGCGCGCTCGGCCACGCCCTTGCCGCACCACCCGTAACCGCAGACCACCACGGTCTTGCCCGCCACCACCAGGTTGGTCAGGCGCATGATGCCGTCCCAGACCGATTGCCCGGTTCCATACCGGTTGTCGAACCGGTGCTTCATGGCGGCGTGGTTGGTGGCGACCATGGGAAAGCGCAGCACGCCGTCCCGGGCCATGGCGCGCAGGCGCAGGACGCCGGTGGTGGTCTCCTCGGCGCCGCCGCGCACGCCCTCCAGCCACTCCCGGCGGCGGGTGTGCAGGTGGGCCACCAGATCCCCGCCGTCGTCCAGCACCAGGTG
This is a stretch of genomic DNA from Thermaerobacter sp. PB12/4term. It encodes these proteins:
- a CDS encoding adenosylhomocysteinase produces the protein MTPPVPPSRIRDPGLAASGWQKIRWVEPRMPVVAALERRLAEEATLAGRRVAICLHLEAKTARMALALQRAGARVAICGSNPLSTQDDVAAALAGAGVAVYAWHGATPEEYIEFIDQTLAFRPHLVLDDGGDLVAHLHTRRREWLEGVRGGAEETTTGVLRLRAMARDGVLRFPMVATNHAAMKHRFDNRYGTGQSVWDGIMRLTNLVVAGKTVVVCGYGWCGKGVAERARGLGARVVVCEVDPIRANEALMDGHQVMPSEEAAALGDVFVTVTGCRDVLVERHFRRMKDGALLANAGHFDVEIAKADLAALAQRVEEARPGVRTYVLPDGRRLHLLADGRLVNLAGGDGHPAEIMDLSFGLQLLALAWVDREAERLGPGVFALPDELDREVAALRLQALGIAIDTLRPEQAAYLAGWREGTA